Below is a genomic region from Scytonema millei VB511283.
TCGTAGTATTATTATGCCCGACATGCCGCCGCCAGCTTTGGTAGTGGAAGTAGTATCACCAGGTAAAGAAAACGAAGACCGAGACTACCGCTACAAGCGATCGGAATATGCAGCGCGAGGTATTACTGAATATTGGATTGTCGATCCCCAAGGCGATCGCGTTGTGGTGCTAACCTTGGTAGATGGGTTATATGAAGAAGCAATTTATCAGGGCGATGAACGTCTCGTTTCCCAAACTTTTTCTTTGCTAGAGTTATCTGCCAAGCAAATTCTCCAGGCAGGTGAAGCATAATTTCTTTTTAACTACACATACGCTCACCCAAACGACACTCTGTCGGCGTAATGCCAAACTTGTCTTGAAAAGCTTTGGCAAAATGCCCCAGATGAGAGTAACCGACTTCGTTAGCTACTGCTGCCACGCTTAATTTACCTTCTTGCAATAACAATCGTGCTTGTTCTAAGCGATATGTATGCAAGTAAGCAAAGGGTGTTGTGCCAAAAACTTGCCGAAAACCTCGCTTCAACTTCATATGCTCTAGTCCTACCTGTCGGGCTAAATCGAGAACAGATGGAGGGTTAGCGCAGTTTTGTCGTAGAATATCTCTGGCTTGATAAATCCGCTCTACCGTGCTGCGCTTGAGCAGACGCTCTCGGACTGCAGCTCGTTCCCGTCGTAGCGGTTCCATCCCAAGTGCCAATAGCTCCAGCACTTTCCCTTGCAGATAGATCTGTTTTGTCAGTCCTTGATAAGGACAAGTTTGAATTTGCCGCACGATGGCGTGCATCACAGGAGCGATGAGGCGATCGCGCCAACATTGTTGCCAATCGTTCGATTTAATTAGTATTTGTAGTTCTGATGGTAGCTCGCCGGAGCTATTACCATACAGCAGCTTGAGCAGATCGGGTTCAAAACCAACAGATAGAAATATTCCCTCTTCATTCGCAGGAGATTCCCAGACTTCCTTTGGTGCAATGCCACTGCCAAACAAGGTGTAATGGCTATTCTGACGGCGAGTTGGAATCCATAGAGTCATTTCTACTTCATGCTGCCGTTCTTCACAGGCAATACTACAGGCGTTGGGTTTTTTCCAAGTATCGATTCCTAGCCCGATCCCTTCACACAAATCGATTTCCCAGAAACTACCGTTACCCAACAACTGGGGGGCTTTACCCGTCACTTCGTAAAACATCGTCAGAAAGTTCTGTTTCTACAAAATCAGTAGTTTCATATAGTTCCCAAATATCTGATTGGGCGAGGGTGATGGTCATAGAATTTTCGAGCTACTGATATTTGCCATACAACTCACACAGGCAAAACATTTTGCAATTTCTAGCGATCGCCTTACCATTATCAATATGTATCTTCAAAAACCATACAGTAATTGCTAATTTATATCAACTGGATGAAGTATTTTAAGCATCGAATTTTCTTCTTTAAAGTATTATGCCTACTCCTCAATGCCTATCCCCTACTCTATGAGAGCAAAAATTGAAGATACGATTTTATTTCTCCACCGCGAAGACGTACCGACTTATAAAAAAGGTGGTTCTGTGGTTCGGAACAGCTATTTCTGGGCGCTGCGTTCCATTGCTGGTAGATCGGTGCGCGATCGCGATTGGGAATATGAATCAGAAGTTTGGTTTGCTCTGGCGCGAATGCTACTATCCTTCAGTGAATCGGGTTATCTGGGTTTGCGAGAAACTATCCTCGAATTTCCCCCGACTCAAGAAAAAATTCCTGAGATCCTACGTCCTGTTGCGACTTGGGAGTAAGCGGTTAGTCAGTTGTCAGTTAACAGTTAACAGTTATCAGTTAACAGCGATCGGGGAGCGCCCGAGCAGTTAATTCCGACTTACGACTTACGACTTGTAAATCAGTCTGTTGCTGACTCGTAGCTGATTTGGTCGGATTGACAATTGTGTGGTTCGACGCGGATGGCGACTCTAACCGATCCGTATCGTTCTCGCATCCGTGCTTCTACTTCTTCGGCTATGTAGTGGGCGGTTTCAATGTCAGACGAGTAGATGACTAAATGCATTTCAATAAAAACTTGCCGACCGACTACGCCACGGGAGGCGATATCGTGACAGTTGATGACTCCTGGTACGGACATGGCGATCGCGTGAATTTCTTCAGGTGCGATCGCGATTTCATCGACTAGCCAAGGTAAATTATCTTTCAAAACTTCCCAGCTACTGCTAAATACTAAAAAAGCGACGGGAAAAGCCAAAATTACATCAAGCCACGGTAGTAAAGGAATACCCGATTCCTGTCCTTGCCAAACGCCAATTAATCCCGTCAATACCGTGAGCGTAATCCACCCATCGCTCATCGTATGTTTGGCATCAGCAATCAAAATCGGACTGCCTAATCGTTGCCCTTCGCCATCCTCGTAATAGGCAAGAAAAATATTCACGCCCAATACGATCAGCAACAACCACAATTCTGGTGCAGAAACCTTAACTAGCTCTGTACCTTTAAGCATTCGCTCTATAGCTGTTTGTAAAATTTCAAAACCTGCAATGCTAATAAAACCCGCGATTCCCAAAGCTCCTATCGCTTCAAATTTTTGATGTCCGTAAGGATGATCGCGATCCGGTTCTGGAGAAGATAGGTTATTGGCAACTAGCCCCAAAATGTTGTTGCTACTATCTGTCACGCTATGTAAAGCATCCGAAAACAAGCTGAGAGAACCAGTCCACCAAGCCAGGATTGCTTTGAGTATTGTCACGCTCAAATTCAGCAGTAGGGTAATGAGCAATACCTTCCGCACTGCTATACGGTTATCATTTCCCATACCATTCCATCTTACTTGCTCTTAAGTAGTTGTTTTTTGTGGTCTTAATTGACACAGCGGCATACAAAATTACTAGATAATAAAAGACTGCTATTGTCTAGTTTTACTTATTAGCTCAAATCACCTGTTTTTAACCTACGATACGTTGTTATTCCATAAATTGAATCATATGGTTTAAATTCTCTTAGGGTAAAGTCAAGTTTTACATACTATTACAAGAATCAGTTCGTCTTATTGAAAAAGATTATTGTTTAGCTTGGATTCTAAGGCTAAATTTAACGGCGATCGCACCGCTTTAATAAGTAGAGCTTTTCAAAATCGTGAATTAAATCCAATTACGATAATTGGCTGTAATCGTTGTTAGTAATTTGTGAGTGGCTAGTGGCTAGTAGTAGATAGGGTGTGGGGTGTGGGGTGTGGGGTGTGGGGTGTGGGGTGTAGTGGATTGTTAACTGGTCAGGAGTCACTGATAACTGATAACTGATAACTGATAACTGATAACTGATAACTGAATATATCTATCGTGGGAGAGATTTATTCAGGGTGGCTGTCTCCCTTAAGTTAAGTTTTAGAGGGAGCGTGTTTCTGTCAGCGTTGGAGTGAGAAGAAATGGTGACACTGTTTTGGCATAGCAAGCGATCGCTTTCAACCTGAAACAGAAACATATGGCTAACTTGCGTCACAGTCAATTGTTGGTGAGGGTCGCTAGCGCGATCGCGGTTGGTGTTGGCTGTCTGACTTTGATTGGCTGGATATTTGATATTGCTATTTTCAAAAGCGTAATTCCAGGCACAGCCACGATGAAAGCGAATGCAGCCGTGGCTTTTATTTTAGCTGGCGTGTCTTTGTTTATTGGCAATGGTAGGGGCGCACAGCTGTGCGCCCCTACTAGAATAACGACTCCCGACTCCCCAATTGCCAAAATTTGTGCTGCTACTGTCGCTTTAATTGGTTTGCTTACTCTATGCCAATACGTCTTTAATTGGAATTTGGGGATTGATGAGTTGCTGTTTCGAGATCTACCTAAGTCTCCAGCAAATCCTTATCCTGGGCGCATGGCGGATAATACTGCCTTGAATTTTATCCTGTTGGGCGGCGTGCTGTGGCTGTTGCGATCCCCCCAACCCCCCTTAACAAGGGGGGCAAATCAATCCTCCTTCCCAGGGGAGACAAACCCATCTCTTTCATCCTCTTTAAACAGGGGGGCAAGTCAGTCTGTTTCATCTCCCTTATCAGGGGAGACAAGCCCACCTCTTTCACCCCCCTTTTTAAGGGGAGCAGGAGGGGAGCGCGTTTTCTTGACTCAAGCTTTAAGTCTTGCTGTGATTTTAATTGCCTTACTCGCTCTTATAGGATATGCCTATGGCGTAGAAGTGTTTTATCAGTTTATTGTCTACTCCACATCAATGAGTCTGCTCACGGCAATAACTTTTCTCTTGCTTGGTGCAGGTACGTTGTTGGTATATCCCGATCGCGGTTTTATGGCAGTTGTCACAAGCGAATTGAATGGGGGCATAGTTGCACGTCGTCTGACTCCTAGCGCGATCGCAATTCCAATAATTTTAGGTTGGCTGGTTTTGCAGGGATACCGATGGCAACTTTACGATCCAGGTTTTGCAATCGCCCTGCTAGTAATATTGTTAATTGCGGTCTATATCAGTGTAATTTGGCACAATGCCAGATCTTTGAACCGAATAGATCGCGATCGCCAACGTGCAGCAACAACTTTACAGGAAAGCGAAGCCAAGTTCAGACAGATCGTAGAATCAAACATCATTGGCATCTACTTTGGTGACTTTAGCGGGCGAATTTTTGAAGCCAACGATGCTTTTCTCTCCATGATGGGATACACCCGTACTGAGTTGGCAGCAGGAAAGCTGTATTGGAATCGCATGACACCACCAGAGTATGAAGCATTAGATCGACAGAGAGTCGCAGAGATTCAAGCATATGGTGCTTGTTCTCCGTTTGAAAAAGAATATATTCGTAAAGACGGGACTCGCGTGCCGATCCTGCTTGGAATTACTCAAATTGAGGGTGGAGACAATGGCTATAGTGCTTGCTTTGTTATCGACTTGACAGAATGCAAACAAGCTGAAATTGCTTTACGCGAGAGTGAAGAACGTTTTCGCCGTGCTGTTATCAACGCACCATTTCCGATCGTTATCCATGCCGAAGATGGCGAAGTCGTGCAAATTAGCCAAGCTTGGACGGAATTATCCGGTTACACTGCTGATGAAATTCCCACAATTGCTGCTTGGACGGAAAAAGCTTATGGAGAAGCGAAAAATACAGCTAGAGCAGCTATAGAGCGCTTATACAGCCTAGATAGAAGGTTAAAAGAAGGAGAATTCATAATTACTACCAAGCAGGGAGAAAAGAGGACTTGGGATTTTAGTTCTGCTCCCTTGGGTCGTTTGGCAGATGGTAGACGAATGGTTATCAGCATGGCAGCTGATGTGAGCGATCGCAAGTTGACTGAAAACGCCTTGCGTCAGAGTGAAGCTAGGCTAAGACTTTTTGTCGAATCGGATGTCATCGGCATTTTATACGGAGACATTCATGGAGGAATAAATTATGCCAATGATGCCTTTTTGCACATTATTGGCTACACCCGTGCCGATTTAGAGGCGGGTAGGGTGCGCTGGGACGATTTATCTCCTCCAGAATATTCAGCCTTGGATGCCGAGAAAATTGCCGAAGCACGAGCTAAGGGAACTTGTACGCCCTATGAAAAAGAGT
It encodes:
- a CDS encoding Uma2 family endonuclease, encoding MTTTARQFTLAEYLTYSDGTDKRYELVNGELVEMPSESDLNNAIAIFLLLAFAQLIPGRLLRRGTEIVVSGFRATSRVPDLMVLTEDLAAALAGTARSIIMPDMPPPALVVEVVSPGKENEDRDYRYKRSEYAARGITEYWIVDPQGDRVVVLTLVDGLYEEAIYQGDERLVSQTFSLLELSAKQILQAGEA
- a CDS encoding helix-turn-helix transcriptional regulator codes for the protein MFYEVTGKAPQLLGNGSFWEIDLCEGIGLGIDTWKKPNACSIACEERQHEVEMTLWIPTRRQNSHYTLFGSGIAPKEVWESPANEEGIFLSVGFEPDLLKLLYGNSSGELPSELQILIKSNDWQQCWRDRLIAPVMHAIVRQIQTCPYQGLTKQIYLQGKVLELLALGMEPLRRERAAVRERLLKRSTVERIYQARDILRQNCANPPSVLDLARQVGLEHMKLKRGFRQVFGTTPFAYLHTYRLEQARLLLQEGKLSVAAVANEVGYSHLGHFAKAFQDKFGITPTECRLGERMCS
- a CDS encoding PAS domain-containing sensor histidine kinase encodes the protein MANLRHSQLLVRVASAIAVGVGCLTLIGWIFDIAIFKSVIPGTATMKANAAVAFILAGVSLFIGNGRGAQLCAPTRITTPDSPIAKICAATVALIGLLTLCQYVFNWNLGIDELLFRDLPKSPANPYPGRMADNTALNFILLGGVLWLLRSPQPPLTRGANQSSFPGETNPSLSSSLNRGASQSVSSPLSGETSPPLSPPFLRGAGGERVFLTQALSLAVILIALLALIGYAYGVEVFYQFIVYSTSMSLLTAITFLLLGAGTLLVYPDRGFMAVVTSELNGGIVARRLTPSAIAIPIILGWLVLQGYRWQLYDPGFAIALLVILLIAVYISVIWHNARSLNRIDRDRQRAATTLQESEAKFRQIVESNIIGIYFGDFSGRIFEANDAFLSMMGYTRTELAAGKLYWNRMTPPEYEALDRQRVAEIQAYGACSPFEKEYIRKDGTRVPILLGITQIEGGDNGYSACFVIDLTECKQAEIALRESEERFRRAVINAPFPIVIHAEDGEVVQISQAWTELSGYTADEIPTIAAWTEKAYGEAKNTARAAIERLYSLDRRLKEGEFIITTKQGEKRTWDFSSAPLGRLADGRRMVISMAADVSDRKLTENALRQSEARLRLFVESDVIGILYGDIHGGINYANDAFLHIIGYTRADLEAGRVRWDDLSPPEYSALDAEKIAEARAKGTCTPYEKEYIRKDGARVFVMLGYALLGENREQSVAFILDISDRKHAEIERDRFFTLSLDMLCIAGLDGYFKRINPAFETILGFTQKEILQTPYIDLIHPEDREKSLAEVEKLSTGIITVNFENRFLCKDGSYKWLIWSSVPDVESKLLYAVGHDVTQRKHLEHKLRKQAEILHKLNATLEERVGQRTAQLEAANQELESFSYSVSHDLRAPLRHIAGFVDLLQKRIKSNTTLDETSQRYLNIIVETTQLAGKLIDDLLSFSRMGRIEMRFTNIDMNLLVQEILQELEIETKKRQISWQIKALLSVQGDPSMLRLVWRNLIENALKYTKLNSQTEITIGSQILSESQEVVFFVRDNGIGFDMQYVNKLFGVFQRLHSDPNFQGTGVGLANVQRIIHRHGGRVWAEGEIDKGATFFFSLPRLGVRGGE
- a CDS encoding cation diffusion facilitator family transporter, which gives rise to MGNDNRIAVRKVLLITLLLNLSVTILKAILAWWTGSLSLFSDALHSVTDSSNNILGLVANNLSSPEPDRDHPYGHQKFEAIGALGIAGFISIAGFEILQTAIERMLKGTELVKVSAPELWLLLIVLGVNIFLAYYEDGEGQRLGSPILIADAKHTMSDGWITLTVLTGLIGVWQGQESGIPLLPWLDVILAFPVAFLVFSSSWEVLKDNLPWLVDEIAIAPEEIHAIAMSVPGVINCHDIASRGVVGRQVFIEMHLVIYSSDIETAHYIAEEVEARMRERYGSVRVAIRVEPHNCQSDQISYESATD